GCGGCCATAGACCACCCCGGCGTCGGCGCCGTGCTTTATCGCCAGATCGACCTTCTCCTGGGTGGAGCAGGCGGCGACCACGCGGGCGCCCATGGCCTTGCCCAGTTCCACCGCCGAGAGGCCGACGCCGCCGGCCGCGCCCAGCACCAGCAGGGTGTCGCCGGGCTTGATGTGACCACGGTCCTTCAGCGCGTGATAGCTGGTGCCGTAGGTCAGGATGAAGGCCGCGGCGATGTCGTAGGGCATGGCGTCGGGGATCTTGGTCAGCCGGCCGGCCGGGGCGCTGACCTGCTCGACCATGCCGCCTGAACCGATCTGCGCCAGGACGCGGTCGCCGACCTTCACATTGGTCACGCCTTCGCCGACGGCGGAGATCACGCCCGAGAGTTCGCCACCAGGGGCGAAGGGGCGCGGCGGCTTGGCCTGGTACTTGTCCTCGATCATCAGCACGTCGGGGAAGTTGATCCCCACGGCCTTGACGTCGATGGTGGCGAAGCCGGGCTTGGGCGCGTCCGGCGCGGGGATGTCCTCATAGACCAGGGTCTCGGGTCCGCCCGTAACCTTGCTGAGCACCGCTTTCATCGTCGTCTCCCGCGTCATCTTGGATTTGGCGCGGACGCTAGCGCAGGGGCGCGGGGCGCGGAAGGGTCAGGCGAACATTTGTTTGATTGACTCCGCGCGGCTAGGTCGCGGGCGGTTCATTTGGTGGAAGGGCCGCCTTCGCCTATATTGGCAGGCTTCCAGACAGCGAGTTTCCCTTGGGCGTCACCCTTGATCTTTCGCGCGGATCCTCCGCGCCCACGGCCGTGAAGCCGAACCTCTCCGGCCTGACCCGCAAGGGTCTCGCCGAGGCGCTGGTGGCTGCCGAGGTGGTGAAGCCCGAAAAGGCCAAGATGCGGGCGACCCAGCTCTGGCGCTGGATCCACCACTATGGCGTCACCGACTTCGCCATGATGACCGACGTCGCCAAGGAGACCCGCGCGGCGCTCGCCGAGGCCTTCTCGCTGACTCGGCCCGAGATCGTCGAGCGCCAGGTGTCCAAGGACGGCACCCGCAAGTGGCTGATCCGCATGGCCCCGGGGATCGAGGTCGAGACCGTCTATATTCCCGATGTCGGCCGATCCGGCGCGCTCTGCGTCTCCAGCCAGGTGGGCTGCACGCTCAACTGCACCTTCTGCCACACCGGCACCCAGGCCCTGGTTCGCAACCTGACCGCCGCCGAGATCGTCGCCCAGGTCCAGGTCGCCCGCGACGACCTTTCGG
This genomic stretch from Phenylobacterium sp. LH3H17 harbors:
- a CDS encoding NADPH:quinone oxidoreductase family protein; protein product: MKAVLSKVTGGPETLVYEDIPAPDAPKPGFATIDVKAVGINFPDVLMIEDKYQAKPPRPFAPGGELSGVISAVGEGVTNVKVGDRVLAQIGSGGMVEQVSAPAGRLTKIPDAMPYDIAAAFILTYGTSYHALKDRGHIKPGDTLLVLGAAGGVGLSAVELGKAMGARVVAACSTQEKVDLAIKHGADAGVVYGRGPFDKDGQKALGALFKEAGGADGFDLIYDAVGGDYAEPALRAIAWEGRYLVIGFAAGDIPRIPLNLALLKGCDIVGVFWGNWTARNPGLFQQSIEELLELYAKGKIKPYVSESFPLAKGADAIAHLGSRKAMGKVVVTID